The Candidatus Microthrix subdominans genome includes a region encoding these proteins:
- a CDS encoding 2OG-Fe(II) oxygenase — MLRHLPLLSPVPRHQRAHLVVPAAFSADECDRIVSLCEPEPAEPATLEGVEHVGTTRSSSVSWLPADEDTWWIYDRLGELAVDANEHWGFELVGFEEELQYTRYDGPGDHYAWHRDGLDGEVSTRKLSIVVQLTPPEHYEGGALEFPDLGDQHDPFFGVTDGPHRSAAAEEFSQLGTAVMFPAFEYHRVTPLNSGRRRSLVAWVAGPPFR, encoded by the coding sequence GTGCTGAGGCATCTGCCGTTGCTGTCACCGGTTCCGCGGCACCAGCGCGCCCACCTGGTGGTGCCCGCAGCCTTCAGCGCCGACGAATGCGACCGAATCGTGTCGCTGTGCGAGCCGGAGCCCGCCGAGCCCGCCACCCTGGAGGGCGTCGAGCATGTCGGGACCACCCGATCGTCGTCGGTGAGCTGGCTGCCCGCCGACGAGGACACCTGGTGGATCTACGACCGCTTGGGCGAGCTGGCGGTCGACGCAAACGAGCACTGGGGCTTCGAGCTGGTCGGCTTCGAGGAGGAGCTGCAATACACCCGTTATGACGGGCCCGGCGACCACTACGCCTGGCACCGGGACGGGCTGGACGGAGAGGTGTCCACCCGCAAGCTGTCGATCGTGGTGCAGCTCACCCCGCCCGAGCACTACGAGGGTGGGGCCCTCGAGTTTCCCGACCTCGGGGATCAGCACGACCCGTTCTTCGGCGTCACCGACGGGCCGCACCGCTCGGCGGCCGCCGAGGAGTTCAGCCAACTGGGGACCGCCGTGATGTTCCCCGCCTTCGAATACCACCGGGTGACCCCGCTGAACTCCGGGCGGCGCCGCTCGCTGGTGGCCTGGGTGGCTGGACCCCCGTTCCGCTGA